The following DNA comes from Eleginops maclovinus isolate JMC-PN-2008 ecotype Puerto Natales chromosome 8, JC_Emac_rtc_rv5, whole genome shotgun sequence.
CACTCTCTTGTCCAGTGTGACAGTGCTACCTGAAGGCGTAGGTCCTCTGGTGCCAGCTGATCTGACCACGGATGCTGTAGGCAATGGTGGTGACAAACTCCCCCCCCAGACCCAGCTCAGAGCACAACTTCAGGGCAAAGGACTCTGGGGAGTTCTCCCTCTCAGACATGTCCCACTCAAACTGGTCCACCAGAGAAATGTTCCCCACGTGGATGTTCAGCTgaggaaacagacacacattatGAACACACCCAAGGCACTGTAGAAAGTGGttgaaaagcttgtttttgtccATGACTGTCagaagaaaacataacattatCTTCTGACTCTTTGTATTATCCGCATCCCCTGCCCCCGTCTCTATGTCTTTAACAGTCTCTGATTATAAATGGTGATTTTAGTAAGGTTTAAGTCCCCTCGGCTGGGTTGAGCTGAATGTTTTTCCAGTCAGCTGTTTGGCTCAGCACCCACCTTGATGATGACCCTCTggtcctgctgctcctccaggAGGCTGTCAGTGGGGTACGACTCGATCTGCTGACGGATGGCCGAGGCGATGGCGGGGACGAAGGCCAGAGGATTCAGGTCCAGGTCATCACACAGAATCTCTGCAAACATCTCTGGGGTCATCAGCTTCTCTGAGGACGGGCAAAGGGAAGAGGTTAGACAAAGctaataataactataactcACTTCATTGTCGGGAATGTTTTGGATGCTGTCAAGCAAGATGACACATTTACCATTCATGTTCCAAGTGAAGGCGTCCCGCAGTTTCATTCCATCGATCTCCATGTCGAGCCGGATGGGGACCAGCGCCTCCACCTGCGCTGCGTTCTCGTGGATCACTGCGGGGTCGTGGTCATCAAAGCTGAGcgagacaacaacaacatcaatactGTCTAAAGAGGGTTTCACTCGTCTCTCTTCAATCACATGTTTCTCAGACTGACGGTTTACTACTTTCAGGACATCTTGTGAACATGGCCTTTGTTCTCCAGCCCCCTCGTTCCTCTACCTTTATCGTGCTGGAGTTTAGCTGATAGAATCCTCCACACACTGAGACTTTAGAATGGGGAGTGTGGTGAAAGGTCTCTCTTTTATACTACTACATACTGTTTTCATATACAGTAGACACTCTGTTTGTTCAGCACCAGTTCTTAGCTCTAAACTGTGGCTGGAAAATGAGTGGGATTTTGTTCCATACAATCTGAGAGGGCTAATTTTACTTCTTCTTATAAAgcttctataaactactgacaacatttctgtgttttggaattcaacagacactggaatggctgccatacatgtagagataaagatttaagaacaatgttttccggagctgtatctTACAGAATGTGTCATATGTAATATTGTTTCTCTTCAAGCTCTGTACAGGAGACAGTGAGGCTGGATACAAAAGCAGCTCAAAGTGCTGACGACAGACGTCCAACAGAAGATATTACAGGAGAGACGGTGCCACAGCTGTCTCACCACAGGGGGAAGGTCCTCTTCTTGTCCCGGCCCATGCGGTTGCGGTTGATGGTGGTGGAGCAGGGCACAGCATCCAGGTGGTGTGAGCTGTTGGGCAGGGTGGGGACCCACTGACTGCTCCTCTTCGCTTTCTGCTCCCTGAGAGaaggacaaaaaacacaatgttgacAATGGCATCAAAAAATGGTGGGAGTGAAATTAAAAGTGAACTGATAAGCCATGCCCCGTCATCTTTACCTGAGGTACGCCGGAGGCTCTGTGCTGATGGACACCGCCTTGTATTTCTCATCATTCCCCTCAAAGATCTCCTCACACTCTGAGGCCTTCAGCAGAGTGACACTGgtagctacacacacacacacacacacacacacacacacacacacacacacacacacacacacacacacacacacacacacacacacacacacacacacacacacacacacacacacacacacacacacacacacacacacacacacacacacacacacaggtggtaGCCTGAATCTCAAAAGCATTATAGCCACATTGACAGTTGACACTAATGCCCCTTATTatcacaatttatttaaaaatgtaatatataaagcTTTTTTTACATATATCAGATGAGATAATGTCTTTGTTGATTAGTCGCTTAAATATTAAAACTCTTTATATATTATAGACAACCCATGGACCCTTCAGATATGTCCCGTAATGAAAGAGGCCCCCCTCACCATGAGACGACGCTACgatcttcttcctctcctccactgaGGCCAGCCTCCTCCATAAAGACGGGTATCTCTTATACAGAGAGCCTCTGAACATACGCAGGTAGTTTCCAACCTGGAcaccaaacaaaatgaaaacaataacaaacaaatccaAGAATAAAAACACCTCAAGAAACACATATCtctaaaattaaataaaaccatgtgGTTCTCTGGTTATCAGGAAGATATTGAACAGGGTTATCTACATTTTCAACACTTCTGATCCAAAATAATCAGGGTTTTGGAATCTGAAAAGAATTGTATTAATAAAGCATGATTTCAActataaaacatattcaatcTCCTCTCCAGGGTTTCTCTGGATGTTAGGCTAGGCTTCATGCTGGGAATGCTGTGTCCTCTTCCTTCTGCTGGTGTGTGCTAGTGATAGAAGCTTTTTGCTTCTTTGGAATTTGttccaaatatattttcttgcTATACTTTTTAAATGGTAAACGTGATTTACCTAGAAGCCACTCAGAACAACACTTACTGTGTAGTCCAATAGCAGTGTTGGGAAAAGTATTCAGACACAATACTTCAAAAGTACTAATAGCACAGTGTTAACATACATGCATAACAGTCCTgagttcaaaatgttacttaagtaaaagtccagtaaaagtattatcagctaaacaTACTCAagtttcaaaagtaaaagtagtcattgtggAAATGGCTCTTCTACAAGTATTGTATGCAATGTTAtagaatattacatttgtatcaTTAGAATTTAAAAGAGTTCTAAAATGTTGTAATACCTTAATATGGAGCACATTTTGGAAgtacaacatacagtatctctCTGGAAGGTAGATAAATAGAAGTACAAAGCAGCAGAACACTACAATACAAGTATGCCAAAATCATACTTATGTACATTAGTTGAGTACATCTCACCACTGTCCAATAGGTGAAGATTTAGgatgtacatacagtacagtttgCCGCTGTGGACATTAATGAAAAGCATTAAATTGCTTGAATCTACTTGGTGGTTTAGCTTCAACAGCGGTCACAATGTTCATATATGATTCATATCAATAAACACTGAGGGGATGACACGTTTATTCAAAAACGAAACAAGTTACCCTATTGCACGTTACCGCTATTTCATGTTGATGTAACTTACTGGTCTAGCAACTCACGTTTCCTTGCCTATAGCAAGAGAGCAAACTGTCCTGTTAGCTGTTGTTGGTGAGGTTTTGAACAGAGTGCAATATGTAGCATTGAGCGGCGGCTGGCTGCGCTGTGGCCGGGttcatgtgtttctttgtttatgaATCTATGGGCTGGCTAGCATGCTAGCATCAACTAGCCAGAAGAACAGATAACTGAGGCTAACATTGGGGAACTAAGCATTAAGACTTAATGAAAAGATAGTTACATACCTCTGACCCAACCATGTAAAAGTCTCCATCTTCTTCTAATTGAAATTTAACTGGTTTCTGGCCAAACGTTTTACTTAAAGCCAGTTGCATCTTTACGCTTTGCTAAAGCAAGCCTGCTCTTCTTCGGAGGCGTTTGGGATCTACAGCAAAGCTGGGAAAGCGGAGATTCCTATAAAACATGTCACTTCAGCTACAGCATTTAGGAAACACCAGCTGGAAGCACAACTGCCTTCTAAATGTAACATTTCAGGAATAAAAAACTAGAATTAACTCAAACGACGTCCGCAAataaactataatttattaacACATTGATGATGTCGCCCTTACACCCAGTCTTCCGAAAATTCGAACGCAGCACTTGACTTACTCTCTCGTTACAAGGGAGAGGAACAACATCTACAGCCCATTGGCGCCCCCACTGATCTACAGCGAGGTCACACTGAATTTATCTCTGAAGTTGTAAATTGTATAGGACAATTAGGGACATTGTATTGTATTAGGATAGCTCAATCTAATGTGCTTTATACAATACAAACGCTGTATTTAGTAAGATCAAAACAACACACTCAAAGCACGCATATAAATGATGTACAAATGTTAACATGATTTCGAAATGTATTGCATTTCTTTATGATGATAAGACTTTAACTTGGGTTCCATGGCATccataataatattaagaaaaggttatttgtttctgtaaaagaaaaaattcAACTCTATTTGTTAAGCGGTTTTCTTGAGATTATTaataagttaaaaaaacaacatatttagaCTTGTTACTACAGATAAATCAGGACCTCATTACAGTCCAATACTCATCTCAGTCTGCTCCACAATAGTCCCAGATTAGTAGAAAACTAAATTTACATCCAGTACAGTAATATCAACAATAAAAGGGTTCATTCCTAATCTCAATTTGACAAATGCATCCCAACatatctttaattattttactCCTTCTCAAGAGCAACACACAAAGGCCAAACATTCTTCATCAGGTTTATAATCCACATGCAGCATGGCTAGTAAACTGGATCACATggtaacataaaaaaaacgtgTGCAAAATCTATTAAATAAGCCAAAATTATGTTCACATACACATTACAGACAAGACTCACCCATTTAGTGTATGACACACCCACATCTGATTTAAGGCTGTTTGATTCAAGAATTAGAAGCTAATTCAGCTGTGAAAACGTAACGTAACTGATGGCACAGAACACATCCTGTTATCTGTATACATCAATGACCTGCTGTGTCACAGAGTTACAGGACAAAGAGTTATTTGTATGAATAAGTTCATCTCATTGTTGGGACGTCTTTGGTTTCCAGTCAAACTACAGCGGTTCAAAGAGATGAAACCAAAGCTTCATTTgccacacacatttattttttttaaaaggtaaatgagaaagaaaatgcacTCGCAATCTGAATAAATTCACATTGCTATTTTATCACTGTCATGTTTTCCATTATGACAGTTGTTTTATATCAAGATTTTTTTAGATGAAGACGAACATCACCCGAGCCCGGAGGCTCTCCATCCAGAGTTCCATCTGAAGAGATTTTTCTCTTAAATAGTCTTAGAGCAACCATCGTGCTTCAAGAAGAGTTTCTGGGGATGATTTGAGCCCATATACAAAGACAACAGACGGTTATCTCAAAAGCAGCTCTGGCTGTTTGGCATTCTTCATCCACAACTAATCAAACAAGTCAGAAACAAAGACCATGTTTGTCCCTTCATCTCTCTGAGGGAATGTCCTTGGAAGTGACCTGATAGACAGGGACCATCTGGGGGCCGTTTAACCTCCAAGGCGCTGTCCCTCTCCCCAGGCAAACCCCCCCGGGCGCTCCTCCGGCAGGGGGTTGTAGTTGGCATCTTCCTCTGGCGTGTCAAACAGCATCTTTCTGTGGGTACACACAGAGAAGGAGGTTAACCCTGATATAGTGCAGTCATAAGGCCAGCATCCCATTCAGTCACACCATGTTACTGCCAGAGAGCGTTCCGGCTCttcagaggaaaacacaaagtGACAAAAACATTCCTACACTTCCAAATTGTAGggtgtattatttattgaacaATACTGAAACTATAATCTGTCAGTAACTCTGTGCAATGTATAAATGTACCTCTGTTATCTAGCGTCTACCACACTTCATTCTACATGCCATTCTTCATTTGGTTCATAAAAACTGCTGATACTATTTCACCTGAATGTGTActtgtaaaataataactttattttaaatattatgtgcATGCCTTTAATCTAATggtgctttattttttgtctctttaaTGTGCTGGAACAATGTAAATGtaccctctgtgggacgaataaaggactTATGATTCTAAATTCTGATCAGTTTTATTCACCAATATTTAAGAGGAATCCAGAGACTCACATGATAGACGGGGTCCTCAGCCATCTGCCCCCACCTGGCTGGTTGGGGAAAACATCCTCCAGAAAGAAGTACACATGACCCACAGCGATACCTGGAGAAGGTTCAAAACATTAACACTGTGGAACAGCAAGCCCAGCGGGTCCCTCTGGATCTGATCACACCACTAAGACACTGAACAATGGCTGCAGGTGATAGGAACAGGTACCCAAAAGATCCACAATGATGGAGTTGCCCAGCAGAAGGGAGAATCCCATCAGCACCCAGGGGAGGAAGGGTGCCTGGAAGTTGAGCAGGCCGAAGAAATTCATGCGAACGTTTGGGTTCCGCCGACTCCACACGTACACCAGCATGATGGTGAAGGCTTGGCCCAGGAACACCAGACTAACAAACGTGCCAAATATCTGAGACCTCGTTAAAGAACAGGGCCCGGACAGGACTTTGGACTCACAGGAGAACTCAACTTGTTGGAGCCTCAGAGGAGCTGGCACGGAGCGCCGCTGCTTTACGACAGGAAGATGTCTGAGCTGTGGAGTTGTGCGTGGTGGTGAGtaatcaagtactgtacttaggATTTtgtggtacttgtactttacttaagtatttccattataTGCAACTTAATTCTTCTATTCACTACAATTTGGAAGccaattttgtactttttactccgCACATTTACTGGACACAACTACTAGTTaatttacagattcagattatttgtGAATACAACATACAGCCCcagaaaacattaagagaccactccaaatgcTTCCTAAAtctatctctacatgtatggcagccactccagtgtctgttgaattccaacacagagaaatgttgtcagtagtttataaaatacaataaaaaaaaagaaaattcattcAACTCAAAAACAagcctataaataataaaacaagagaaaatgataatgctgaagtggtatcttcattttttctgagCTGTATATACAACGTATGATATATAATTAAAAGGTTA
Coding sequences within:
- the derl2 gene encoding derlin-2, whose product is MAYQTLQQEYLQIPIVTRAYTTACVLTTAAVQLEIITPFQLYFNPDLILRNYQVWRLITNFLFFGPVGFNFLFNMIFLYRYCRMLEEGSFRGRTADFVFMFLFGGLLMTIFGTFVSLVFLGQAFTIMLVYVWSRRNPNVRMNFFGLLNFQAPFLPWVLMGFSLLLGNSIIVDLLGIAVGHVYFFLEDVFPNQPGGGRWLRTPSIIKMLFDTPEEDANYNPLPEERPGGFAWGEGQRLGG
- the LOC134868426 gene encoding SWI/SNF-related matrix-associated actin-dependent regulator of chromatin subfamily B member 1-like yields the protein MQLALSKTFGQKPVKFQLEEDGDFYMVGSEVGNYLRMFRGSLYKRYPSLWRRLASVEERKKIVASSHATSVTLLKASECEEIFEGNDEKYKAVSISTEPPAYLREQKAKRSSQWVPTLPNSSHHLDAVPCSTTINRNRMGRDKKRTFPLCFDDHDPAVIHENAAQVEALVPIRLDMEIDGMKLRDAFTWNMNEKLMTPEMFAEILCDDLDLNPLAFVPAIASAIRQQIESYPTDSLLEEQQDQRVIIKLNIHVGNISLVDQFEWDMSERENSPESFALKLCSELGLGGEFVTTIAYSIRGQISWHQRTYAFSENPLPTVEIAIRNTGDADQWCPLLETLTDAEMEKKIRDQDRNTRRMRRLANTAPSW